A section of the Elizabethkingia anophelis R26 genome encodes:
- a CDS encoding GLPGLI family protein, translating to MKKILYLFLAGYGVLYAQNQKFVYEYKFVPDSTNTSDIKSEITHLEITPKGSVFYSYEVYKSDSLAKADLEKQLKATGAINVKSGMRKGLFRDKILKTYPDFKITQESSTTGKALKILDDRKLTWKILPDKQKTGNYETQKAEVDFAGRKWTAWFTTEVPIQDGPYKFHGLPGFIVKIEDATKSHIFELKGVSKLVTPYNEEMTLHQKAIEVPYSQYLKIYKMYRKDPLAEFRQRMASISAQGIRDASGNPIDMNKMMKDREQKELERLKKDNNVLELDLIK from the coding sequence ATGAAGAAAATACTCTATTTATTCCTTGCCGGATATGGTGTACTGTATGCACAAAATCAAAAATTTGTATATGAATACAAGTTTGTTCCGGATTCAACTAATACAAGCGATATTAAATCTGAAATTACCCATCTGGAGATTACTCCAAAAGGCTCTGTTTTTTATAGTTATGAAGTTTATAAAAGTGATTCTTTGGCGAAAGCTGATCTGGAAAAACAACTCAAAGCTACAGGTGCTATCAATGTTAAGTCTGGCATGCGAAAAGGACTATTCAGAGACAAAATACTAAAAACTTATCCTGATTTTAAAATTACCCAGGAAAGCTCAACAACAGGAAAAGCTTTAAAAATTCTTGATGATCGTAAACTCACCTGGAAAATATTACCTGATAAACAAAAAACAGGCAACTATGAGACACAGAAAGCCGAGGTAGATTTTGCCGGAAGGAAATGGACAGCATGGTTTACCACCGAAGTTCCTATTCAGGATGGTCCGTATAAGTTTCATGGTCTTCCCGGCTTCATTGTGAAAATTGAAGATGCAACAAAGTCACATATTTTTGAACTAAAAGGAGTAAGTAAGCTCGTGACTCCCTACAATGAGGAAATGACTTTACATCAGAAAGCCATAGAAGTACCATATTCTCAGTATCTGAAAATTTACAAAATGTATAGAAAAGATCCTTTGGCAGAGTTTAGGCAGAGAATGGCCAGCATTTCTGCTCAGGGTATAAGAGATGCCAGCGGAAATCCAATTGACATGAATAAAATGATGAAAGATCGAGAACAAAAAGAGCTGGAAAGACTAAAAAAAGATAACAATGTTTTAGAACTGGATTTAATAAAATAA
- a CDS encoding GLPGLI family protein — protein MKSAVSIICLLFVLTLQGQVQRFIYEYKFTNDSLKKDSMKSEYMFLDILKTGSKYYSKKQFDSDSIQTVAIIKQMKMNPGSISINKSFGEGGIDYIIEKSYPDFRIEFSTSVGMGFGNTDYKVLDDRKLSWKILPDKQKIGEFEAQKAETLFAGRKWIAWFTSEIPFQDGPYKFHGLPGLIVKIEDAKHTHIMELKAVKKIPERQLTKDEIDAVAYKEKMGKRLSVNQNQYKKLIEQYKNDPVQGYREMMNKPNTKVSINIDGRIISDNAEILKQMDKTAREQIKRDNNLIEQQL, from the coding sequence ATGAAAAGTGCAGTATCAATTATTTGCTTACTCTTTGTATTGACATTGCAGGGGCAGGTTCAGCGGTTTATTTATGAATATAAATTTACAAACGATTCGTTGAAAAAAGATTCAATGAAATCGGAATATATGTTTCTTGACATTCTGAAAACAGGTTCAAAGTACTACAGTAAAAAACAATTTGATTCCGATTCTATCCAGACAGTTGCCATTATCAAACAAATGAAAATGAATCCTGGCAGTATTTCCATAAACAAAAGCTTTGGTGAAGGAGGCATAGATTACATTATAGAGAAAAGCTATCCTGATTTCAGAATCGAGTTTAGTACCTCTGTAGGGATGGGCTTTGGGAATACAGATTACAAAGTTTTAGACGATCGTAAACTTAGCTGGAAAATATTACCGGATAAACAAAAAATAGGAGAGTTTGAGGCACAAAAAGCAGAAACTTTATTTGCTGGCAGAAAATGGATAGCATGGTTTACCTCTGAAATTCCTTTTCAGGACGGACCTTATAAGTTCCATGGGCTTCCCGGGCTTATTGTAAAAATTGAAGATGCTAAACATACCCATATTATGGAGCTAAAGGCTGTAAAGAAAATTCCTGAACGCCAGCTGACAAAAGATGAAATAGATGCGGTTGCTTATAAAGAAAAAATGGGAAAGAGATTATCCGTGAATCAAAATCAATATAAAAAGCTTATCGAGCAATATAAAAATGATCCCGTACAAGGCTATCGTGAAATGATGAATAAACCGAATACAAAAGTAAGCATTAATATCGACGGGCGTATTATTAGTGATAATGCTGAAATTCTGAAGCAAATGGATAAAACTGCCCGGGAACAAATAAAACGTGATAATAATCTTATAGAACAGCAATTATAA
- a CDS encoding GLPGLI family protein has translation MKKLVFLLFIFCIAFQSQIAAQRFTYEYKYAIDSTRKDSLNTEHMILDISKSGSKFYSKAKYESDSLIKAEVEKQMKIGSSNIQMKSGYKGSINFSVEKNYPDFKTYLLTNVGAIGGVSKYKVLDDRKMEWKILKEQQKIGEFNTQKAETNFAGRKWIAWFTSDIPFQDGPYKFHGLPGLIVKIESADKTHSMELKGVKKITEEQLTINNTPELSILRNKPMDISQNQYTKLVDQYKKDPGQSMRELLNRPGMKMKFNVNGKEVTDPNDMIRQIEKTAKDKLKKENNPIELKLD, from the coding sequence ATGAAAAAATTAGTATTTCTTCTTTTCATTTTTTGTATTGCTTTTCAGTCCCAAATAGCAGCACAAAGATTTACTTATGAATATAAATATGCTATAGATTCTACACGAAAGGATTCTTTAAACACGGAGCATATGATTTTAGATATCAGTAAATCGGGTTCTAAATTCTACAGTAAAGCCAAATACGAAAGTGACAGTCTTATAAAAGCTGAAGTAGAAAAGCAAATGAAAATAGGTTCTTCCAATATTCAGATGAAATCGGGTTATAAAGGAAGCATTAATTTCTCTGTAGAGAAAAATTACCCAGATTTTAAAACCTATTTACTAACTAATGTCGGAGCTATAGGTGGAGTATCTAAATATAAAGTTTTGGATGACAGAAAAATGGAGTGGAAGATTCTGAAAGAGCAACAAAAAATAGGAGAGTTCAATACTCAGAAAGCCGAGACTAATTTTGCCGGCAGAAAATGGATAGCATGGTTTACTAGTGATATTCCTTTTCAGGATGGTCCGTACAAATTCCATGGACTTCCTGGTTTAATTGTAAAAATTGAAAGCGCTGATAAAACCCATAGCATGGAGCTGAAAGGCGTAAAAAAAATAACAGAAGAACAGCTTACAATAAACAATACACCGGAGTTATCCATTCTTAGAAATAAACCTATGGATATTTCCCAAAATCAGTATACTAAGCTAGTAGATCAGTATAAAAAAGATCCCGGGCAGAGCATGCGGGAACTCCTCAACAGGCCGGGGATGAAAATGAAATTCAATGTAAACGGGAAAGAAGTTACAGATCCTAATGATATGATCCGCCAGATTGAAAAAACAGCGAAAGACAAATTAAAGAAAGAAAATAATCCTATAGAGTTAAAACTCGATTAA
- a CDS encoding NAD(P)/FAD-dependent oxidoreductase, whose amino-acid sequence MTQNKGKALIIGAGIAGLSSAYYLLKKGWEVEILEQNDLSNNCSYGNAGMIVPSHFTPLAAPGVVAQGFRWMFNSKSPFYVKPSLSSKLISWGLQFLRHSNQKHVDASASAIRDLNLASSKLYNELAKTEDFNFELNQNGILMLYKTEKVAEEETELAHIAKELGLDVDVLDWKGIQDLEPNINLDVIGGVNYKCDGHLDPRKLMTQMISYLKNNGVTFYTQHRVSGFETSESKINAVIANGKKFTADQYIMTGGSFLPELAQKAGIKIQLMPGKGYSFMYTPENSAYKLEHAALLLEARVAVTPMSGQIRFGGTMELAKHQHKINMNRVEGIVASIPKYMPDFQVTLPKESEIWYGYRPCAPDGLPYLGASSKLKNLIIAGGGGMMGLSLGPIFGRTVSEIANGEKLSVDIDIFRPERFN is encoded by the coding sequence ATGACACAAAATAAAGGAAAAGCACTTATTATAGGTGCAGGAATCGCAGGACTAAGCTCCGCATATTATCTGTTAAAAAAAGGTTGGGAGGTAGAGATACTGGAACAAAATGATTTGTCCAATAATTGTTCGTATGGAAATGCCGGAATGATTGTACCCAGCCACTTTACACCCTTGGCTGCACCTGGTGTCGTAGCACAAGGATTCAGGTGGATGTTCAATAGCAAGAGTCCGTTTTATGTAAAACCTTCTTTAAGTTCCAAACTAATCTCCTGGGGATTACAGTTCTTAAGGCATTCTAATCAGAAACATGTTGATGCTTCTGCCTCTGCAATAAGAGATCTTAATTTAGCCAGTAGCAAGCTATATAATGAGTTGGCTAAAACTGAAGATTTCAATTTTGAGCTTAATCAGAATGGTATTCTGATGTTGTATAAAACAGAAAAAGTTGCTGAAGAAGAAACTGAGTTAGCTCATATTGCTAAAGAATTAGGTTTAGACGTTGATGTTCTGGATTGGAAAGGTATTCAGGATCTGGAACCTAATATTAATCTGGATGTGATTGGTGGGGTAAATTATAAATGCGATGGTCATCTGGATCCCAGAAAATTAATGACTCAAATGATTTCTTATCTCAAGAATAATGGTGTTACTTTTTATACTCAGCATCGTGTTTCAGGCTTTGAGACTTCCGAAAGCAAAATCAATGCAGTTATTGCTAACGGAAAGAAATTTACAGCAGATCAGTACATTATGACGGGAGGTTCTTTCCTCCCGGAACTGGCACAAAAAGCAGGTATAAAAATACAGTTAATGCCGGGTAAGGGATATTCTTTTATGTACACACCAGAAAACTCTGCATATAAACTCGAACATGCTGCATTGCTTCTGGAAGCAAGAGTGGCCGTAACACCTATGAGCGGCCAGATAAGATTTGGTGGTACAATGGAGCTTGCGAAACATCAACATAAAATTAATATGAACAGGGTTGAGGGCATTGTTGCATCTATACCGAAGTATATGCCGGATTTTCAGGTAACTCTTCCAAAAGAATCTGAAATATGGTATGGTTACAGACCTTGCGCTCCAGACGGACTTCCCTATCTCGGAGCTTCTTCTAAACTAAAAAATCTTATAATCGCAGGTGGTGGTGGCATGATGGGGTTAAGTCTGGGACCGATTTTCGGAAGAACAGTTTCTGAAATTGCTAATGGAGAAAAGCTATCTGTTGATATTGATATTTTCAGACCTGAAAGATTTAACTAG
- a CDS encoding 4-hydroxyproline epimerase, whose translation MNKTFFCIDSHTCGCPVRLVAGGGPVLRGNTMMERRLHFMKEYDWIRKGLMFEPRGHDMMSGSILYPPINEANDTGVLYIETSGCLPMCGHGTIGTVTIAIEEGLVVPKVPGKLRLETPAGLVLIDYVQEGKKVKSVKLTNVKSFLYAEDLEVDCPNLGLIKVDVAYGGNFYGIIDPQENFRDISDFTASQLIHYGKMIRKLLNEKYSFIHPEDENINGLSHIQWTGKPVDSNASGRNAVLVGENALDRSPCGTGTSARMAQWYAKGKLKEGEEFIHESYIGSQFIGRIEATTTIDGKPAIIPSVEGWARITGYNHIIIDDEDPYWLGFQVM comes from the coding sequence ATGAACAAAACATTTTTTTGTATAGACTCACATACCTGCGGTTGCCCCGTACGTCTTGTTGCAGGTGGCGGTCCTGTTTTAAGAGGAAATACAATGATGGAGCGCAGACTCCATTTCATGAAAGAATATGATTGGATTCGTAAAGGATTGATGTTTGAACCCAGAGGACATGATATGATGAGTGGCAGTATCCTCTACCCTCCTATTAATGAAGCAAATGATACAGGGGTACTTTATATCGAAACCAGCGGCTGTCTTCCTATGTGCGGACACGGAACTATTGGTACTGTAACTATTGCTATAGAAGAAGGTTTAGTGGTTCCGAAAGTCCCGGGTAAATTAAGATTAGAAACTCCTGCGGGTTTGGTTCTTATCGATTATGTACAGGAGGGCAAAAAAGTAAAATCTGTAAAGCTAACAAATGTAAAATCTTTTCTGTATGCAGAAGATTTGGAGGTTGACTGTCCGAATCTGGGCTTGATAAAAGTTGATGTCGCCTATGGTGGTAACTTTTACGGGATTATAGATCCACAGGAAAACTTTAGAGATATTTCAGATTTCACAGCAAGCCAGCTCATTCATTACGGAAAGATGATCAGGAAATTACTAAATGAAAAATACAGTTTTATACATCCTGAAGATGAAAATATTAACGGGCTAAGCCATATTCAGTGGACAGGAAAACCTGTGGATTCTAATGCAAGTGGGCGTAATGCTGTATTAGTAGGTGAAAATGCATTGGACCGATCCCCTTGTGGAACCGGGACATCTGCAAGAATGGCTCAGTGGTATGCAAAAGGAAAATTAAAAGAAGGTGAAGAATTTATCCACGAAAGCTATATTGGATCTCAATTTATTGGCAGAATTGAGGCTACAACGACAATCGACGGAAAACCCGCTATCATTCCTTCAGTCGAAGGATGGGCAAGAATTACAGGTTATAATCATATTATTATCGACGATGAAGATCCTTATTGGTTGGGGTTTCAGGTTATGTAA
- a CDS encoding aldehyde dehydrogenase (NADP(+)) — protein MIEETSFQVIDQKVRQAADAYQFLKNTTIKGRSAFMNAVADKIERLGEHLLTTAHTETSLPLARLTGEKARTIGQWRSYAKALSTGIYTEARIDLPQASQSKGDLRKYNVGLGPVVVFGASNFPFAFSTAGGDTASAIGAGCPVIVKAHPAHPETSQIMADAITEVVKEFGWPEGVFIHITGKSNDIGAYLIQHKEIKAAAFTGSFAGGKALFDLGSQRKEPIPVFAEMGSINPVFAFQNQLSVKAEQLAKEYAASLTLGVGQFCTNPGIFIAEAGDSFERLKVALRNEILNVIPVNMLHKGIFENFEKYKKLVCSQPDVSIISEVNSEIKEWEGRAIVIETTAANFIKNNILSEEVFGPFGIIVKCNSRDEMLQIAQQLQGQLTITIAATNEDVHLNIDIINVVKDKCGRLLFNGMPTGVEVVYAMHHGGPYPSTTDPRFTSVGSDAVKRFVRPITFQNWPDEFLPEELKNENTLQISRIVDGEIHSGSLKN, from the coding sequence ATGATTGAAGAAACATCTTTTCAGGTAATTGATCAGAAAGTCCGGCAGGCTGCTGACGCCTATCAGTTTCTGAAAAATACAACGATAAAAGGGCGTTCAGCATTTATGAATGCTGTTGCTGACAAAATTGAAAGATTAGGTGAGCATTTGCTTACCACTGCACATACAGAAACCTCTTTGCCTTTAGCCCGATTGACCGGAGAAAAAGCAAGGACTATAGGCCAATGGAGAAGTTATGCTAAAGCTTTGTCTACCGGAATTTATACAGAAGCCAGAATAGATCTTCCACAAGCTTCCCAATCAAAAGGAGATTTACGTAAATACAATGTTGGCCTGGGTCCTGTTGTCGTTTTCGGAGCCAGTAATTTTCCGTTTGCATTTTCTACAGCTGGCGGCGATACTGCCAGTGCTATTGGAGCAGGTTGTCCTGTTATTGTAAAAGCACATCCTGCACATCCTGAAACATCACAAATAATGGCAGATGCAATAACAGAAGTTGTAAAAGAATTTGGATGGCCGGAAGGTGTATTCATTCATATTACAGGGAAATCTAACGATATTGGTGCTTATTTAATCCAGCATAAAGAAATAAAAGCAGCAGCATTTACCGGTTCTTTTGCAGGAGGAAAGGCCTTGTTTGATTTGGGGAGTCAGCGTAAAGAGCCCATTCCCGTATTTGCAGAGATGGGCAGCATAAATCCTGTGTTTGCATTTCAGAATCAGCTAAGTGTTAAAGCGGAACAACTGGCTAAAGAATATGCTGCATCATTAACCTTAGGTGTCGGACAGTTTTGTACCAATCCCGGGATATTCATTGCCGAAGCTGGTGATAGTTTTGAACGTTTAAAAGTTGCACTTCGGAATGAAATTCTGAATGTGATACCTGTTAATATGTTGCATAAAGGAATTTTTGAAAACTTTGAAAAATATAAAAAACTGGTTTGCTCTCAGCCTGATGTTTCTATTATTTCAGAAGTTAATTCAGAAATTAAGGAATGGGAAGGACGCGCTATTGTTATAGAGACAACGGCAGCGAACTTTATTAAAAACAATATTTTAAGTGAAGAGGTTTTCGGTCCATTTGGAATCATTGTAAAATGTAATTCCAGAGATGAAATGCTTCAGATTGCGCAACAGTTACAAGGGCAATTGACTATTACTATTGCTGCAACCAATGAAGACGTACACTTGAATATTGATATAATAAATGTTGTAAAAGATAAATGCGGAAGACTTTTATTCAACGGAATGCCAACGGGTGTAGAAGTTGTTTATGCAATGCACCATGGTGGTCCTTATCCTTCGACTACTGATCCGCGTTTCACATCTGTTGGATCAGATGCTGTGAAGCGATTTGTTCGCCCAATAACTTTCCAGAATTGGCCGGATGAATTTTTGCCGGAAGAACTGAAGAACGAAAATACACTGCAAATTAGCCGGATTGTTGATGGAGAAATACATTCAGGATCATTAAAAAATTAA
- a CDS encoding dihydrodipicolinate synthase family protein produces the protein MSTKLNWEGIYPAVLTPFTKDGEIDFDMFAKNTEAQIKAGVHGIILAGTLGEASALETEEKFELLKFAKAITDGRIPVILNLSENTTRSAVNYAKKAKELGADGLMLLPPMRYKADNREVVEYFKAVASATDLPILIYNNPVDYGIHVTLDMFDELINYPTIQAVKESTRDLANVTRMINRFGKRIKILGGVDTICLETLMLGADGLVAGLVDAFPNETMAMYNYVKAGEYDKAVAVYRWFMPLLELDIHPKLIQYIKLAASAEGIGNPYVRAPRLELHGEEADRINKIITDGIANRPVLG, from the coding sequence ATGAGTACAAAACTTAACTGGGAAGGAATTTACCCGGCTGTGTTAACTCCTTTTACAAAGGATGGAGAAATAGATTTTGATATGTTTGCAAAGAACACCGAAGCGCAGATTAAAGCAGGCGTGCACGGTATTATCCTTGCCGGTACATTAGGAGAAGCCAGTGCTTTGGAAACAGAAGAAAAATTTGAACTTCTTAAATTTGCTAAAGCCATCACAGACGGCAGAATCCCGGTTATCCTTAATCTTTCGGAAAATACAACCAGAAGCGCAGTTAATTATGCTAAAAAGGCAAAAGAATTAGGAGCTGATGGACTAATGCTGCTTCCGCCAATGCGCTATAAAGCAGATAACCGAGAAGTTGTAGAATACTTCAAAGCAGTAGCTTCAGCAACAGATCTTCCTATTCTTATTTATAATAATCCTGTAGATTATGGAATTCATGTCACTCTGGATATGTTTGATGAACTAATAAATTATCCAACTATTCAGGCTGTTAAAGAGTCTACAAGAGATCTTGCAAACGTTACCAGAATGATTAACCGCTTTGGTAAAAGAATTAAAATACTAGGTGGTGTAGATACAATTTGTCTGGAAACTTTAATGCTGGGTGCAGATGGATTAGTAGCCGGGCTTGTAGATGCTTTTCCAAATGAAACAATGGCAATGTATAATTATGTTAAAGCCGGAGAATATGATAAAGCAGTGGCTGTCTACCGTTGGTTTATGCCTTTGCTGGAGTTGGATATACATCCGAAACTTATTCAGTATATAAAGCTGGCTGCATCAGCTGAAGGAATAGGTAATCCTTATGTAAGAGCACCAAGGCTGGAATTGCATGGTGAGGAAGCCGACAGAATTAATAAAATAATTACTGATGGCATTGCTAATCGTCCTGTATTAGGCTAA
- a CDS encoding AraC family transcriptional regulator, with translation MKSLQFSVPANTNKSISIQEDIMTHFYPYFHRHDETQIMWIVKGHGTLAIEQNLLNFSDGDIFYLGANQAHVFKADFKKNEKHKVHAISIFFDPSKKISGVFDLPEFEELKDFISDSEVGFQVSQELKTDISSKIKQLQQLKGIEQIICFIKILNDLMQNKTLHIPLSAGKNMSNHISDNDKRIIDAQSYIRKHFTQQKLTLDDIAEQACLTPQAFCRSFKKRTGITYIQYLNELRVQRACKLLTSSGMNSISSVAFNSGFNSLTNFNRVFRTIMKYSPKEYLRRYKETIME, from the coding sequence ATGAAAAGTCTCCAGTTTTCTGTTCCTGCCAATACTAATAAAAGTATTAGTATTCAGGAAGATATTATGACTCATTTTTATCCTTATTTCCATCGTCACGACGAAACACAAATTATGTGGATTGTGAAAGGACACGGAACATTGGCAATAGAACAAAATCTGTTGAACTTCAGTGATGGAGACATTTTTTACCTGGGTGCTAATCAGGCTCATGTTTTCAAAGCAGATTTTAAGAAAAATGAAAAACACAAAGTTCATGCGATATCTATTTTCTTTGATCCCAGTAAAAAGATTTCCGGCGTTTTTGACTTACCTGAATTTGAAGAACTGAAAGACTTTATATCTGATTCTGAAGTTGGATTTCAGGTATCTCAGGAATTAAAAACAGACATCAGCAGTAAAATAAAACAATTACAACAGCTAAAAGGTATAGAACAGATTATTTGTTTTATAAAGATTCTTAATGATCTCATGCAGAATAAAACATTACATATTCCCCTCTCTGCTGGCAAGAATATGTCTAATCACATTTCTGACAACGATAAAAGAATTATAGATGCTCAAAGTTATATCAGGAAACACTTTACTCAACAAAAACTTACACTGGATGATATTGCAGAACAGGCTTGTCTTACACCACAGGCATTTTGCAGATCATTCAAAAAACGGACAGGCATTACTTATATTCAGTATCTCAATGAGCTGCGTGTACAGCGGGCATGTAAACTGCTCACATCTTCAGGCATGAACAGTATTTCTTCTGTTGCTTTCAATAGTGGTTTTAATAGTCTTACCAATTTCAACCGTGTATTTCGTACTATTATGAAATACTCACCCAAAGAGTACCTAAGGCGGTATAAAGAGACTATAATGGAGTAG
- a CDS encoding aminopeptidase P family protein, with product MFSSQTYQDRRAVLKNNVANGILLFLGNIENPINFEHNPYYFRQDSTFLYYFGIQEPRIAAIIDIDENKTIIFGDELSIDDIVWMGRQETLKEKSLKAGVQETSPYAELYKYIQKTQSTGRKVHYLPPYQPSNKILLGDLLQTKIVELQPSVEFVKAIVKQRSIKEAQEIVQIEDAINVSNEMHLLAMRIARPGVKEYEIANAIQHLAADKECQMSYPPIVTINGGILHNHYRLNTLKSGDLFLNDSGAETSMGYAGDLTRTFPVDNTFTTKQKEMYEVVLNAFNNAQQLLKPGTKFKDIHLRASQYLVEGLIDLGLMKGNPEEAVKNHAHTLFFQCGLGHMMGLDVHDMEDLGEQYIGYTEEEPKDTKTFGLKSLRLGKTLETGFVLTVEPGIYMIPELIDIWQSENKNAEFINYDKVNEYRNFGGVRVEDDFLITNDGYRLLGNGLIKTVDEIESYRTQHLA from the coding sequence ATGTTTTCATCACAAACTTATCAAGATAGAAGAGCCGTATTAAAGAACAATGTGGCTAATGGAATTTTGCTGTTCCTGGGAAATATAGAAAATCCGATAAATTTTGAACACAATCCGTATTATTTCCGTCAGGACAGTACATTTTTATATTACTTCGGAATTCAGGAACCAAGAATCGCAGCCATTATTGACATAGACGAAAATAAGACTATTATCTTCGGAGATGAGCTTAGTATAGACGATATTGTGTGGATGGGGAGACAGGAAACATTGAAGGAGAAAAGTCTAAAAGCTGGTGTACAGGAAACCTCACCATATGCAGAACTCTATAAATATATTCAGAAAACCCAATCAACAGGACGAAAAGTACATTATCTTCCTCCATATCAGCCTTCTAATAAAATTTTGCTGGGTGATCTTCTTCAAACCAAAATCGTAGAATTACAACCATCTGTAGAGTTTGTTAAAGCAATTGTAAAACAGCGTTCTATAAAAGAGGCACAAGAGATTGTACAAATAGAAGATGCAATAAATGTATCCAATGAAATGCATTTATTGGCAATGCGCATTGCCAGACCAGGAGTTAAAGAATATGAGATTGCCAATGCAATCCAACATCTTGCAGCAGATAAAGAATGTCAGATGTCTTATCCGCCAATAGTAACTATAAACGGAGGTATCCTCCACAATCATTACCGACTGAATACCTTAAAAAGTGGTGATCTTTTTCTGAATGACTCCGGTGCGGAAACTTCAATGGGATATGCGGGTGATCTTACCAGAACCTTTCCTGTAGATAATACTTTTACAACTAAGCAAAAAGAGATGTATGAAGTAGTTCTGAATGCTTTTAATAATGCACAGCAACTATTAAAACCCGGAACTAAATTTAAAGATATTCATCTCAGAGCTTCACAATATCTTGTAGAGGGTCTTATAGATCTAGGATTAATGAAAGGCAATCCGGAAGAGGCTGTAAAAAATCATGCCCATACTTTATTCTTTCAATGCGGATTAGGACACATGATGGGATTGGATGTACACGACATGGAAGATTTGGGCGAACAATATATAGGTTATACGGAAGAAGAACCAAAAGATACCAAAACTTTTGGACTTAAATCTTTGCGTTTAGGCAAAACACTGGAAACCGGATTTGTATTAACTGTAGAGCCGGGTATCTATATGATCCCTGAATTGATTGATATATGGCAGTCTGAAAATAAAAATGCTGAATTTATTAATTATGATAAAGTAAATGAATACCGAAACTTTGGAGGTGTGCGTGTAGAGGATGACTTTTTGATCACCAATGACGGCTACCGACTTTTAGGTAACGGACTCATTAAAACCGTAGATGAAATTGAAAGCTACAGAACCCAACATTTAGCTTAA